ATTCTCAGGGACGGCGAATATATCGACACCGTAAACGCAAAAGACGTGAACGAGGACGACATTAAACGCCTCATGGTAGGCCGCGAAATCGGAAGCGCGTATTACAGGACAGATTACGGCAAAACTATATCGCCTGAAGTTGTGCTGAGTGTGAAGAATGTTACAGTGCCCGGGCAAATTGAGAATGTCAGCTTTGAGCTTCACAGGGGAGAAATATTAGGCTTTGGCGGACTCTCAGAATGCGGAATGCACGAGGCAGGAAAGGCCGTATTCGGTGCGTCTCTCGACAGGGAAGGAACTGTAACGCTTGCTGACGGGACTCAGATTAACGACATTCCGACAGCTATACATCATTCAATCGGTTATGCCTCGAAAGACCGCGACAACGAGTCAATCATCCTCAACGAGTCAATCAGAAATAATATCGTCCTTCCGTCGCTTGATGACCTCGCCGAGAATCACATACTTAAAGCGGGAAAGCTGAATCGATTCGCGCAGGAGTTCGCCGACAAAATGCAGACGAAAATGCAGGGTATCAATCAATTCATTTCGGACTTGTCCGGCGGGAACAAGCAAAAAGTTGTGTTAGCGCGGTGGCTCGGAAAGGGCAGCGACATTCTTGTGCTTGACTCACCGACTCGCGGAATTGACGTAAAAGTGAAGCAGGCAATCTACGCCCTAATGCAGGAGCTTACAGCGCAGGGGAAATCCATCATCATGATTAGCGAGGAAATCCCCGAATTGCTAGGAATGTCCGACAGAATACTCATCATGAAGGACGGCAGAATCAACGGCGAATTTATGCGGAGCGAGTCCCTAAGTGAAGAGGACTTAATCGCGAAAATGGTTTAGGCGGTGAAAATTATGGCAAGAAATGACGATATGAATCAGTCAAAACTTTCTGCGTTTCTCGACAGTGATACGTTCAAAGGGTTATTGCCGTTTATCGGGCTTGTTGTGATACTCGGCGCGATGTATTATTTGACGGACGGGCGGATAATGCAGCCGAAAAGGTTACGGCTTCTCCTCTCACAGGTATATTACCCGATGATTGTCGCGACGGGAGTATTTTTCGTTATGACTCTCGGCTCAATCGACTTCACGGAGGGTTCGACTCTCGGTGTTGCGTCAATCGTTGTGTCGGTGCTTTCGTTCTACAATATTCCGCTCGCGATTATCGGCGGCATTCTGACGGGCGCGGCTATCGGCGCGGTGAATGGATTCTTTCACGTGAAATTCAGATTGCAGAGCTTCATTGTTACGATTTGCACGATGTATTTATTCAGAGGAGTCTGCGCTTACTTCACGACAGAGACGGCAATCCCTGCTTCAGCGGCGATTAAGGCACTCGACAGCGACAACCTCAAAATCGGAATAACAATCGCTGTGCTTGTTGTTGCGTTTTTCCTCTTCAAGTTTACGCGAATCGGAAATGATGTTAAGGCTGTAGGTTCGGGAGAAACTGCCGCGAAATTCTCAGGAGTCCGCACGGACAAAGTAAAATTTCTCGCGTTTGTTGCTGCCGGAGCTTTGACGGGACTCGCCGCTTTCGTCAACGTAATCAAAGTAGGCTCTATAACATCGACAGCAGGGAATCAGCTTGAGACGCAAATATTAATCTCGCTAGTTCTCGGAGGGCTTCCGATTACGGGCGGGGCAAAGGTGAGATTCTCGAATATCGTTGTCGGCACATTAATGTATACGGTTCTGAATAATGGACTCGTCATGCTCGGATTCGAGTCGGCGACTCAGCAATTGATTAAAGGAGTCGTGTTCCTGATTTTTGTTGCGCTGACGATTGACCGCAAAGCCCTGAAAGTAATCAAGTAGGGAGGGAATTAATTTGCCGGGGAAAAATATCCTAGAAATGAGGGGGATAACGATAGAATTTCCGGGAGTTAAGGCTCTTGACGGCGTTGACTTCTCGCTGAGGGAGGGAGAAATTCATTCCCTTCTAGGCGAGAACGGCGCGGGAAAATCTACCCTCATCAAATGTATCAACGGAGTAAACCGCAAAGACTCCGGCGTGATTCTTCTTGACGGAAAAGAAATCAACCCTTCCGGCCCCTATGACGCAATGCAGCTCGGAATCTCTACGGTGTTTCAGGAAGTAAATTTGTGTCCTAATTTGAGTGTGGCAGAAAATATTTTTGTCGGCCGTCAGCCAATGAAGCACAATCAAATCGACTGGAAGGAAATTAACCGCAGGGCAGAAGAATTAATGTCCCGATTCCATCTTGATATTGACGTGACTCGCCCGTTGTCGTATTACTCGACAGCAATCCAGCAGATGACAGCAATAGCAAGAGCCGTTGACGTTCAGGCAAAAATTTTGATTCTCGATGAGCCGACAAGCTCACTTGATGAGAATGAAGTGCAGCTGCTTTTCTCCGTAATGCGCGAGCTTAAAGCGTCAGGAATGGGAATAATTTTCATAACACACTTTCTTGATCAGATTTACGCGGTTTCGGACAGGATGACGA
The Synergistaceae bacterium genome window above contains:
- a CDS encoding ABC transporter permease, with protein sequence MARNDDMNQSKLSAFLDSDTFKGLLPFIGLVVILGAMYYLTDGRIMQPKRLRLLLSQVYYPMIVATGVFFVMTLGSIDFTEGSTLGVASIVVSVLSFYNIPLAIIGGILTGAAIGAVNGFFHVKFRLQSFIVTICTMYLFRGVCAYFTTETAIPASAAIKALDSDNLKIGITIAVLVVAFFLFKFTRIGNDVKAVGSGETAAKFSGVRTDKVKFLAFVAAGALTGLAAFVNVIKVGSITSTAGNQLETQILISLVLGGLPITGGAKVRFSNIVVGTLMYTVLNNGLVMLGFESATQQLIKGVVFLIFVALTIDRKALKVIK
- a CDS encoding sugar ABC transporter ATP-binding protein; translated protein: MSDKKILLKAEHIDKRFGITHAVNDVSIDVYAGEIRALIGENGSGKSTFCQMLCGIYTIGGGTFTLDGQPVNVRNQVEANRLGVSIIVQEMGTLSGLTVAENIFLGHEEPFMNHGIKNTPAMIREGQKLLDEYGFTNIKAGAMIDSYNFEDRKLVEIVKATYMKPKILIVDETTTALSQNGRLELYKIIDAVRADGRSVIFISHDLNEILTHCDTISILRDGEYIDTVNAKDVNEDDIKRLMVGREIGSAYYRTDYGKTISPEVVLSVKNVTVPGQIENVSFELHRGEILGFGGLSECGMHEAGKAVFGASLDREGTVTLADGTQINDIPTAIHHSIGYASKDRDNESIILNESIRNNIVLPSLDDLAENHILKAGKLNRFAQEFADKMQTKMQGINQFISDLSGGNKQKVVLARWLGKGSDILVLDSPTRGIDVKVKQAIYALMQELTAQGKSIIMISEEIPELLGMSDRILIMKDGRINGEFMRSESLSEEDLIAKMV